A genomic window from Desulfonatronum thiosulfatophilum includes:
- a CDS encoding SDR family oxidoreductase: protein MHEPDFSGRRTAVITGGSSGIGNSLVRKFCENGISTAFADIAEPHEENQGATFYQVDIADPEQVQGFINDVDASLGTPGIIVCNAGRGIHELLREGDPEKWEMIFRVNVFGALRIIRGFLNGMLHKGGGDIVFVSSVSSRHPYAGGGVYAATKAAIDVIAETLRLEAQPSVRVTNVAPGVVDTRFFASIIHGGQTPESIGWGALESGDVADAVYYVISRPHGVAINNLVIRPTAQPM, encoded by the coding sequence ATGCATGAGCCGGATTTCAGCGGCCGGCGGACAGCGGTCATCACCGGGGGAAGCTCGGGAATTGGCAACAGCTTGGTCCGGAAATTCTGCGAGAACGGGATTTCAACGGCATTCGCGGACATTGCAGAGCCGCATGAAGAAAATCAAGGCGCGACGTTTTATCAGGTAGACATCGCCGATCCGGAGCAGGTGCAAGGTTTTATTAATGATGTCGACGCTTCTCTCGGAACGCCGGGCATCATCGTCTGCAACGCAGGCCGCGGGATTCACGAACTGTTGCGGGAAGGTGATCCGGAAAAATGGGAAATGATCTTCCGGGTCAACGTGTTCGGAGCACTGCGCATCATCCGGGGGTTTCTGAACGGGATGCTGCATAAGGGAGGCGGGGACATCGTGTTCGTCTCTTCGGTTTCCTCCCGGCATCCCTATGCGGGCGGCGGCGTTTACGCCGCTACCAAGGCCGCTATCGACGTGATCGCCGAAACATTGCGTCTTGAGGCCCAGCCCTCGGTCCGGGTGACGAACGTCGCGCCGGGCGTAGTGGATACCCGGTTTTTCGCGAGCATCATTCACGGCGGGCAAACGCCGGAAAGCATTGGCTGGGGCGCTTTGGAATCGGGTGATGTCGCGGACGCCGTATATTACGTCATCAGCCGACCCCATGGCGTGGCCATCAACAATCTGGTGATCAGGCCGACGGCGCAACCCATGTGA